One Halomonas sp. THAF5a genomic region harbors:
- the panC gene encoding pantoate--beta-alanine ligase yields MRTLHEIAPLRETLDDARRRGQRIALVPTMGNLHEGHLALVAEARRRGDVVVATIFVNPLQFGPGEDLDAYPRTLAEDQTKLEAAGCDLLFAPETTTLYPRGLEAQTRVSVPGVSEGLCGGDRPGHFDGVATVVTMLFQLVQPDVACFGEKDYQQLAVIRRLVADLHLRVEIVGVPIVRAEDGLALSSRNGYLDAAQRAVAPTLYATLCALRTALEAGATPHDVLADGLARLEVAGFAPDYLELRAADLGPVEATTREAVLLAAARLGPTRLIDNLSLTLPR; encoded by the coding sequence ATGCGCACCCTGCACGAGATAGCCCCCCTGCGCGAGACCCTGGATGACGCCCGGCGTCGCGGCCAGCGCATCGCCTTGGTGCCGACCATGGGCAACCTCCACGAGGGCCACCTGGCGCTGGTGGCGGAGGCGCGCCGCCGGGGCGACGTGGTGGTGGCGACCATCTTCGTCAACCCGCTGCAGTTCGGCCCCGGCGAGGACCTGGACGCCTACCCGCGCACCCTCGCCGAGGACCAGACGAAGCTCGAGGCGGCCGGCTGCGATCTGCTGTTCGCGCCCGAGACCACCACGCTCTACCCCCGCGGCCTCGAGGCCCAGACCCGGGTCAGCGTGCCCGGGGTCAGCGAGGGGCTGTGCGGCGGCGACCGGCCCGGCCACTTCGACGGCGTGGCCACCGTGGTGACCATGCTCTTCCAGCTGGTGCAGCCCGACGTGGCCTGCTTCGGCGAAAAGGACTACCAGCAGCTGGCGGTCATTCGCCGCCTGGTGGCCGATCTGCACCTGCGGGTGGAGATCGTCGGCGTGCCGATCGTGCGCGCCGAGGACGGCCTGGCGCTATCCTCGCGCAACGGCTACCTGGACGCGGCGCAGCGCGCCGTCGCGCCGACCCTCTACGCCACCCTGTGCGCGCTGCGCACGGCGCTGGAGGCGGGCGCCACCCCCCACGACGTCCTGGCCGACGGCCTCGCCCGGCTGGAGGTGGCCGGCTTCGCGCCGGACTACCTGGAGCTGCGCGCCGCCGACCTGGGCCCGGTCGAGGCGACGACCCGCGAGGCCGTGCTGCTCGCCGCGGCTCGCCTGGGCCCGACCCGACTGATCGATAACCTGAGCCTGACCCTGCCGCGCTGA
- the gluQRS gene encoding tRNA glutamyl-Q(34) synthetase GluQRS: MIRYRGRFAPTPSGPLHFGSLVAALASFLDARRAGGEWWLRIEDIDPPRCPAGAADTILRQLEAFGLHWDGPVRWQHDRDDAYAAALARLEAAGLAYPCSCSRKQWRDHPVYPGWCRRGVSDPAKPVAWRLRSDLGARPVAWPDRLFGEQRFDPAELGDVVLKRKDGLWAYQLAVVVDDADQGISDVVRGVDLLDNTPWQRQLQQALGYPEPRYLHLPLILGDDGQKLSKQNLAPALPETDDAVRPLLHAALTALDQAPPDALATAPVDEQLAWGIAHWEIDRLRATPHRQGHAPTP; the protein is encoded by the coding sequence ATGATCCGCTACCGCGGCCGCTTCGCCCCGACCCCCTCGGGCCCGCTGCACTTCGGCTCCCTGGTGGCGGCGCTGGCGAGCTTCCTCGACGCCCGCCGCGCGGGCGGCGAGTGGTGGCTGCGCATCGAGGACATCGACCCGCCGCGCTGCCCGGCCGGTGCCGCCGACACCATCCTGCGCCAGCTCGAAGCCTTCGGCCTGCACTGGGACGGCCCGGTGCGCTGGCAGCACGACCGCGACGACGCCTACGCCGCCGCGCTCGCGCGCCTCGAGGCCGCCGGCCTCGCCTATCCCTGCAGCTGCTCGCGCAAGCAGTGGCGCGACCATCCCGTCTACCCCGGCTGGTGTCGCCGGGGCGTGAGCGACCCCGCCAAGCCGGTGGCCTGGCGGCTGCGCAGCGACCTGGGCGCACGCCCGGTGGCCTGGCCGGATCGGCTGTTCGGCGAGCAGCGCTTCGACCCGGCCGAGCTGGGCGACGTGGTGCTCAAGCGCAAGGACGGCCTCTGGGCCTACCAGCTCGCGGTGGTGGTGGACGATGCCGACCAGGGCATCAGCGACGTGGTGCGCGGGGTCGACCTGCTCGACAACACCCCCTGGCAGCGCCAGCTCCAGCAGGCGCTGGGCTATCCCGAGCCGCGCTACCTGCACCTGCCGCTGATCCTCGGCGACGACGGCCAGAAGCTCTCCAAGCAGAACCTGGCGCCGGCCCTGCCGGAGACCGATGACGCGGTGCGCCCGCTGCTCCACGCGGCCCTGACGGCGCTCGACCAGGCGCCGCCGGACGCGCTTGCCACGGCGCCGGTGGACGAGCAGCTCGCCTGGGGCATCGCCCACTGGGAGATCGACCGGCTGCGCGCCACGCCCCATCGCCAGGGCCACGCCCCCACCCCCTGA
- the pcnB gene encoding polynucleotide adenylyltransferase PcnB: MIKGFTRFLQSPGQHLKSLFGPQDAPAGSTGPRIIPRQEHPVSRQHFSDASLKVLYRLHNAGFQAFLVGGCIRDSLLGHMPKDFDVATDATPEQVRELFRNSRIIGRRFRIVHVRFGREVIEVTTFRGKPNDDHADHISQQSDDGLLLRDNVWGNLEEDALRRDFTVNALYYNIADFSIHDFADGVKDIESRTLRLIGDPATRYREDPVRMLRAVRFAAKLDFHLDPATEAPIDEAAPLLLQIPPARLFDEVLKLFMAGHGVVTFRLLRQYGLFAMLFPEADEAMDALPWAERLVEHALESTDRRIREDRPVTPAFLFAALLWAPVQQRQVRLEDDGMPAIPALQAASQQVVSRQLQHITIPKRFSLPMRDIWDLQQRLPLRRGKRVFQTREHPRFRAAYDFLLVREAAGELEPGLGDWWTAFQDADEHEQRRLLGKVDADPAGTPAPRNKRRRRRRRRKPSNNDS; the protein is encoded by the coding sequence ATGATCAAAGGTTTTACCCGCTTTCTGCAGAGCCCGGGCCAGCACCTCAAGTCGCTGTTCGGCCCTCAGGATGCGCCGGCCGGCAGCACCGGTCCTCGCATCATCCCCCGCCAGGAACACCCGGTCTCGCGTCAGCACTTCAGTGACGCCTCCCTCAAGGTGCTCTATCGCCTGCACAATGCCGGCTTCCAGGCCTTCCTGGTCGGGGGGTGCATCCGCGACTCGCTGCTCGGCCACATGCCCAAGGATTTCGACGTCGCCACCGACGCCACGCCGGAGCAGGTCCGCGAGCTGTTTCGCAACTCGCGGATCATCGGCCGGCGCTTTCGCATCGTGCACGTGCGCTTCGGCCGCGAGGTGATCGAGGTCACCACCTTCCGCGGCAAGCCCAACGACGACCACGCCGACCATATCTCCCAGCAGTCCGACGACGGCCTGCTGCTGCGCGACAACGTCTGGGGCAACCTCGAGGAGGATGCCCTGCGCCGGGACTTCACGGTCAACGCGCTCTACTACAACATCGCCGACTTCTCGATCCACGACTTCGCCGACGGCGTGAAGGACATCGAGTCCCGCACCCTGCGACTGATCGGCGACCCGGCGACCCGCTATCGCGAGGATCCGGTGCGGATGCTGCGCGCGGTGCGCTTCGCCGCCAAGCTCGACTTCCACCTCGATCCGGCCACCGAGGCGCCGATCGACGAGGCGGCGCCACTGCTGCTGCAGATTCCGCCGGCCCGGCTGTTCGACGAGGTGCTCAAGCTGTTCATGGCCGGCCACGGGGTCGTCACCTTCCGGCTGCTGCGCCAGTACGGCCTGTTCGCGATGCTGTTCCCCGAGGCCGACGAGGCCATGGACGCGTTGCCCTGGGCCGAGCGCCTGGTCGAGCACGCCCTGGAGAGCACCGACCGCCGCATCCGCGAGGATCGCCCGGTGACGCCGGCCTTCCTGTTCGCCGCCCTGCTCTGGGCGCCCGTCCAGCAGCGCCAGGTCCGGCTCGAGGACGACGGCATGCCGGCGATCCCGGCGCTGCAGGCGGCCTCCCAGCAGGTGGTGTCGCGCCAGCTCCAGCACATCACCATTCCCAAGCGCTTCAGCCTGCCGATGCGCGACATCTGGGACCTCCAGCAGCGGCTGCCGCTGCGCCGGGGCAAGCGCGTCTTCCAGACCCGCGAGCACCCGCGCTTCCGCGCCGCCTACGACTTCCTGCTGGTGCGCGAGGCGGCGGGCGAACTCGAGCCGGGCCTCGGCGACTGGTGGACGGCCTTCCAGGACGCCGACGAGCACGAGCAGCGCCGCCTGCTGGGCAAGGTCGACGCCGATCCGGCCGGCACCCCCGCGCCTCGCAACAAGCGCCGGCGTCGCCGGCGTCGCCGCAAGCCGTCCAACAACGACTCATGA
- the folK gene encoding 2-amino-4-hydroxy-6-hydroxymethyldihydropteridine diphosphokinase — MNLPHHAWIGLGSNLDGPREHVARALEELDGLPLTRRVAASRLYASRPVGPADQPDYVNAVAELTTRLSPLALLDQLQALEQRHGRVRGRRWGPRTLDLDLLLYDDRRLALPRLTLPHPEMVRRAFVLVPLAELAPRLTLDGRSLAGLAAEVDRDGLAPVLPADG, encoded by the coding sequence ATGAACCTCCCGCATCACGCCTGGATCGGGCTTGGCAGCAACCTCGACGGCCCCCGCGAGCACGTCGCGCGCGCCCTCGAGGAGCTCGACGGCCTGCCGCTGACGCGTCGCGTCGCCGCCTCGAGGCTCTATGCCAGCCGTCCGGTGGGGCCCGCCGACCAGCCCGACTACGTCAACGCCGTGGCCGAGCTGACGACGCGGCTCTCGCCGCTCGCCCTGCTCGATCAGCTGCAGGCCCTCGAACAGCGCCACGGCCGGGTGCGCGGCCGCCGCTGGGGCCCGCGTACCCTGGACCTGGACCTGCTGCTCTACGACGACCGCCGGCTGGCGCTGCCGCGCCTCACCCTGCCGCATCCGGAGATGGTCCGGCGCGCCTTCGTGCTGGTGCCGCTGGCCGAGCTGGCCCCGCGCCTCACCCTCGACGGCCGCTCGCTGGCGGGCCTCGCGGCGGAAGTCGATCGCGACGGGCTGGCGCCGGTGTTACCGGCCGACGGATGA
- the panD gene encoding aspartate 1-decarboxylase, which yields MQTIMLKAKLHMARVTHAVLNYEGSCAIDGELLDMAGIRENEQIQIYNVENGQRFTTYAIRAEEGSRIISVNGAAAHLATEGQRVIICSYAHYSEAELDAHQPALVYLQEGNVVSHTSNAIPVQLA from the coding sequence ATGCAGACCATCATGCTCAAGGCCAAGCTGCACATGGCCCGCGTCACCCATGCCGTGCTCAACTACGAAGGCTCCTGCGCCATCGACGGAGAGCTGCTGGACATGGCCGGCATCCGCGAGAACGAACAGATCCAGATCTACAACGTCGAGAACGGCCAGCGCTTCACCACCTATGCCATCCGCGCCGAGGAGGGCTCGCGGATCATCTCGGTGAACGGCGCGGCCGCCCACCTCGCCACCGAGGGGCAGCGCGTGATCATCTGCAGCTACGCCCACTACAGCGAGGCGGAGCTCGACGCCCACCAGCCGGCCCTGGTCTACCTCCAGGAAGGCAACGTCGTCAGCCACACCAGCAACGCCATCCCGGTGCAGCTGGCCTGA
- the panB gene encoding 3-methyl-2-oxobutanoate hydroxymethyltransferase encodes MKTVTLSTLSTLKRAGEPFSCLTAYDASFARAAGEAGIEVLLVGDSLGMVLQGHASTLPVTLDDVCYHTRCVARGKGKSLLMVDLPFMSNTSTERLLQDAGELMRAGAELVKVEGEAWMAEGIRELTRRGVPVCAHLGLTPQSVYQLGGYKVQGREAEQATRILEDARTLVEAGASVILLECVPASLGRAVSEALEVPVIGIGAGPDTDGQILVMHDVLGVTHGRAPRFVKNFMAEADDIQGAFRRYHEDVKARRFPAEEHCF; translated from the coding sequence ATGAAAACCGTCACCCTGAGCACGCTCTCGACTCTCAAGCGCGCCGGTGAACCCTTCAGCTGCCTGACCGCCTACGACGCCTCCTTCGCGCGGGCGGCCGGCGAGGCCGGCATCGAGGTGCTGCTGGTGGGCGACTCGCTGGGCATGGTCCTGCAGGGGCACGCCAGCACCCTGCCGGTGACCCTCGACGACGTCTGCTATCACACCCGCTGCGTGGCCCGCGGCAAGGGCAAGAGCCTGCTGATGGTCGACCTGCCCTTCATGAGCAACACCAGCACCGAGCGCCTGCTGCAGGATGCCGGCGAGCTGATGCGGGCCGGCGCCGAGCTGGTCAAGGTCGAGGGCGAGGCGTGGATGGCCGAGGGCATCCGCGAGCTGACGCGCCGCGGCGTGCCGGTCTGCGCCCACCTCGGCCTGACGCCCCAGTCGGTCTACCAGCTGGGCGGCTACAAGGTGCAGGGCCGCGAGGCGGAGCAGGCGACCCGCATCCTCGAGGACGCCCGCACGCTGGTCGAGGCCGGCGCCTCGGTGATCCTGCTGGAGTGCGTGCCGGCGAGCCTCGGGCGGGCGGTAAGCGAGGCGCTGGAGGTGCCGGTGATCGGCATCGGCGCCGGCCCCGATACCGACGGCCAGATCCTCGTGATGCACGACGTGCTGGGGGTCACCCACGGCCGCGCGCCGCGCTTCGTCAAGAACTTCATGGCGGAGGCCGACGACATCCAGGGCGCCTTCCGCCGCTACCACGAGGACGTCAAGGCCCGCCGCTTCCCCGCCGAGGAGCACTGTTTCTGA
- the dksA gene encoding RNA polymerase-binding protein DksA, translating into MPVAEKKMDAPKKFTPYEPAAGEEYMNDKQLEHFRQILLGWKRELMEEVDRTVRHLQEEANNYADPADRATQEEGFNLELRTRDRERKLLKKINETLDKIDEDDYGFCEACGVEIGIRRLEARPTATLCVDCKTLAELKEKQLGG; encoded by the coding sequence ATGCCAGTAGCAGAAAAGAAGATGGATGCTCCCAAGAAATTCACCCCCTACGAGCCGGCGGCGGGTGAAGAGTACATGAACGACAAGCAGCTGGAGCATTTCCGCCAGATCCTGCTGGGCTGGAAACGGGAGCTCATGGAAGAGGTCGACCGCACCGTTCGCCATCTGCAGGAAGAGGCGAACAACTACGCCGACCCGGCCGACCGGGCCACCCAGGAAGAGGGCTTCAACCTGGAGCTGCGCACCCGCGACCGCGAGCGCAAGCTGCTCAAGAAGATCAACGAGACCCTCGACAAGATCGACGAGGACGATTACGGCTTCTGCGAGGCCTGCGGCGTCGAGATCGGCATCCGCCGCCTCGAGGCGCGTCCCACCGCCACCCTGTGCGTGGACTGCAAGACCCTGGCCGAGCTCAAGGAAAAGCAGCTGGGCGGCTGA
- a CDS encoding sigma-54 dependent transcriptional regulator, giving the protein MSRILIVEDEAIIRSALRRLLERHDHRVSEAGSVAEALALEPQGFDLVISDLRLPGEPGTELIARAAPVPVLIMTSYASMRSAVEALKQGAVDYVAKPFDHDELLETVARVLHQQATQQGEPPDVTEPDGQRQTMIGNCPAMQVVYTRIRKAAPADVTVLVQGESGTGKELVARALHQQSRRAAAPLVCVNCAAIPETLIESELFGHEKGAFTGASAARTGLVEAADGGTLFLDEIGELPLDAQARLLRVLQEGEIRKIGSVETRHVDVRLIAATHRDLQSLSKTGEFRLDLYYRLNVMQIDLPSLRERDDDILQIADVLLEKACRRHEREGLRLSRAARRTIRDYPWPGNVRELENALERGVILAEGHLIHPDDLGLATAPRPPVEPPVAAPSPPPPAAPEPSEEDDLSLEDYFQHFVLEHQDQMSETELAQKLGISRKCLWERRQRLGIPRKKSPRRSAG; this is encoded by the coding sequence ATGAGCCGGATCCTGATCGTTGAAGACGAAGCCATCATCCGCAGCGCCCTGAGGCGGCTGCTGGAACGGCACGACCACCGGGTCAGCGAGGCGGGGTCGGTGGCCGAGGCGCTGGCCCTCGAGCCCCAGGGGTTCGACCTGGTGATCAGCGACCTGCGCCTGCCCGGCGAGCCGGGCACCGAGCTGATCGCCCGCGCCGCCCCCGTGCCGGTGCTGATCATGACCAGCTACGCGAGCATGCGCTCGGCGGTGGAGGCCCTGAAGCAGGGCGCCGTGGACTACGTCGCCAAGCCCTTCGATCACGACGAGCTGCTCGAGACCGTGGCCCGGGTGCTGCACCAGCAGGCCACCCAGCAGGGCGAGCCGCCCGACGTCACCGAGCCCGACGGCCAGCGCCAGACCATGATCGGCAACTGCCCCGCCATGCAGGTGGTCTACACCCGCATTCGCAAGGCGGCCCCCGCCGATGTCACGGTGCTGGTGCAGGGCGAGTCGGGCACCGGCAAGGAGCTGGTGGCCCGGGCCCTGCACCAGCAGAGCCGACGCGCCGCCGCGCCGCTGGTCTGCGTCAACTGCGCGGCCATCCCCGAGACGCTGATCGAGTCCGAGCTGTTCGGCCACGAGAAGGGCGCCTTCACCGGCGCCAGCGCCGCGCGCACCGGCCTGGTCGAGGCCGCCGACGGCGGCACCCTGTTCCTCGACGAGATCGGCGAGCTGCCGCTGGACGCCCAGGCTCGGCTTCTGCGCGTGCTGCAGGAGGGCGAGATCCGCAAGATCGGCTCGGTGGAGACCCGCCACGTGGACGTGCGCCTGATCGCCGCCACCCACCGCGACCTGCAGAGCCTGTCGAAGACCGGCGAGTTTCGCCTCGATCTCTACTATCGCCTCAACGTGATGCAGATCGACCTGCCCTCGCTGCGCGAACGCGACGACGACATCCTGCAGATCGCCGACGTGCTGCTGGAAAAGGCCTGCCGGCGTCACGAGCGCGAGGGCCTGCGGCTCTCCCGAGCCGCCCGCCGCACCATCCGCGACTACCCCTGGCCCGGCAACGTGCGCGAGCTGGAGAACGCCCTGGAACGCGGCGTCATCCTCGCCGAGGGCCACCTGATCCACCCCGACGACCTGGGGCTCGCCACCGCGCCCCGGCCCCCCGTCGAGCCGCCCGTCGCGGCCCCGAGCCCGCCGCCTCCGGCGGCGCCGGAGCCGAGCGAGGAGGACGACCTCTCCCTGGAGGACTACTTCCAGCACTTCGTGCTCGAGCACCAGGACCAGATGAGCGAGACCGAGCTCGCCCAGAAGCTCGGCATCAGCCGCAAGTGCCTGTGGGAGCGGCGCCAGCGCCTAGGCATCCCGCGCAAGAAGAGCCCGCGACGCAGCGCGGGATGA
- a CDS encoding ATP-binding protein, with product MNASLGAVLALGSGYLLLLFLCALAVERGWIPTRIARHPVVYTLALGTYASAWAIYGSVELAGRAGYGYLAYYLGVAGAFLLAPVLLVPIQRMTRTYQLASLADLFAFRFRSRWVGTLITLVSLLAVLPLLALQVQTLGDTIHLLTDSASPSLLALAFCALIALFAILFGARHTRLHARHDTLLAAIALESLIKLVAMLSLGGFALFVVFNGPSDLQAWLDGPGRLAQAGVEHLDPAQWRTLLLLFFAAAFLMPHMFHITFAETLSRRTLLQAAWALPLFLLLMALPVPLILWAAQRLGTDAAGLGSAYLAYGLSESLWLQGGMFVAGLAATSGTMIIISLALSGMILNHLVLVAHPPVDQPDLYHWLRWLRRALIGAVIFAGWLFYRLVGVNHDLTTLGLAAFIGMAQCLPGMLALLYWPGANRKGMVSGLIAGVLVWLAGSWVPLLTDLPAQVLLPPGLESLAGQPDWYVVTIVSLAANILTFILVSLLTPTSDGERAAAEACSVDAVIRPKRLPLVAANGEEFKYHLARALGDDVAGREVDRALTDLGLSPLDGRPYALRRLRDRIQANLSGLMGPSVAQDIVDRHLPYRRGGLEPTDDIHFVESRLEAYRTRLTGLARELDGLRRYHRRILTRLPVGLCAFGVDDELLMWNDALAELTGIDGDGVVGSRRDSLPPPWDDLLGRMFLEHQDHLYKQPVLLDGTTRYLSLHKAELTTDEDIRGGTVVLVEDHSEMKWLEDELVHAARLASIGQLAAGVAHEIGNPVTGISSLAQNLRYDTDDPEVLETATQIQQLTDRISRIVESLVGFAHGGRHVAGRTFAPVSLAEVTDEALHLIHLARSGEDIHYRNRCPAGLEIEGDAQRLLQVMVNLIGNARDASVPGGEVVVDAGRQGEWLHVTVTDQGHGIAEHVRDHLFEPFTTTKPPGEGTGLGLPLVYSIIAEHGGQIDIDSPPPGQAQGTRIHLWLPLHTEHGDPSDEPDPDR from the coding sequence ATGAACGCTAGCCTCGGCGCCGTCCTGGCCCTGGGCAGCGGCTACCTGCTGCTGCTCTTCCTCTGCGCCCTGGCGGTGGAGCGCGGCTGGATCCCCACGCGCATCGCGCGCCACCCGGTGGTCTACACCCTGGCGCTCGGCACCTACGCCAGCGCCTGGGCGATCTACGGCAGCGTGGAGCTGGCCGGCCGCGCCGGCTACGGCTACCTGGCCTACTACCTGGGGGTGGCCGGCGCCTTCCTGCTCGCCCCGGTGCTGCTGGTGCCGATCCAGCGCATGACCCGCACCTACCAGCTCGCCTCGCTGGCCGACCTCTTCGCCTTCCGCTTCCGCTCACGCTGGGTCGGCACCCTGATCACCCTGGTCAGCCTGCTCGCCGTGCTGCCGCTGCTCGCCCTCCAGGTGCAGACCCTGGGCGACACCATCCACCTGCTGACCGACAGCGCCTCGCCGTCGCTGCTGGCGCTCGCGTTCTGCGCGCTGATCGCGCTCTTCGCGATCCTCTTCGGTGCGCGCCACACCCGGCTGCACGCCCGCCATGACACCCTGCTGGCGGCCATCGCCCTGGAGTCGCTGATCAAACTGGTCGCCATGCTGTCGCTGGGCGGCTTCGCGCTGTTCGTGGTCTTCAACGGCCCCAGCGACCTGCAGGCCTGGCTCGACGGCCCGGGGCGCCTGGCCCAGGCGGGGGTGGAGCACCTCGACCCGGCCCAGTGGCGCACCCTGCTGCTGCTGTTCTTCGCCGCGGCCTTCCTGATGCCGCACATGTTCCACATCACCTTCGCCGAGACGCTCTCGCGGCGCACCCTGCTGCAGGCCGCCTGGGCGCTGCCGCTGTTCCTGCTGCTGATGGCGCTGCCGGTGCCGCTGATCCTGTGGGCCGCCCAGCGCCTGGGAACCGATGCCGCGGGGCTCGGCAGCGCCTACCTGGCCTATGGGCTCTCGGAGTCGCTGTGGCTGCAGGGGGGGATGTTCGTCGCCGGCCTCGCCGCCACCAGCGGCACCATGATCATCATCTCGCTGGCGCTCTCGGGGATGATCCTCAACCACCTGGTGCTGGTCGCCCACCCCCCGGTGGATCAGCCGGACCTCTACCACTGGCTGCGCTGGCTGCGGCGCGCCCTGATCGGCGCGGTGATCTTCGCCGGCTGGCTCTTCTACCGCCTGGTGGGGGTGAACCACGACCTCACGACCCTGGGCCTGGCCGCCTTCATCGGCATGGCCCAGTGCCTGCCGGGCATGCTGGCGCTGCTCTACTGGCCCGGCGCCAACCGCAAGGGCATGGTCAGCGGGCTGATCGCCGGCGTGCTGGTGTGGCTCGCCGGCAGCTGGGTGCCGCTGCTCACCGACCTCCCCGCCCAGGTGCTGCTGCCGCCCGGCCTCGAGTCCCTGGCCGGCCAGCCGGACTGGTACGTGGTGACGATCGTCTCGCTGGCGGCCAACATCCTCACCTTCATCCTGGTCTCGCTGCTCACCCCCACCTCCGACGGCGAGCGCGCCGCGGCGGAGGCCTGCTCGGTGGACGCGGTGATCCGGCCCAAGCGCCTGCCGCTGGTGGCCGCCAACGGCGAGGAGTTCAAGTACCACCTGGCCCGCGCCCTCGGCGACGATGTCGCCGGCCGCGAGGTCGACCGGGCGCTGACCGACCTGGGCCTGTCGCCGCTGGACGGGCGCCCCTACGCGCTGCGCCGCCTGCGCGATCGCATCCAGGCCAACCTCTCGGGGCTGATGGGGCCCTCGGTGGCCCAGGACATCGTCGACCGCCACCTGCCCTATCGCCGCGGCGGCCTGGAGCCCACCGATGACATCCACTTCGTCGAGAGCCGCCTCGAGGCCTACCGCACCCGGCTGACCGGCCTGGCCCGGGAGCTCGACGGCCTGCGCCGCTACCACCGCCGCATCCTCACCCGCCTGCCGGTGGGCCTGTGTGCCTTCGGCGTCGACGACGAGCTGCTGATGTGGAACGACGCCCTCGCCGAGCTCACCGGCATCGATGGCGACGGCGTGGTCGGCTCCCGCCGCGACAGCCTGCCCCCGCCCTGGGATGACCTGCTGGGGCGCATGTTCCTCGAGCATCAGGACCACCTCTACAAGCAGCCGGTGCTCCTCGACGGCACGACGCGCTACCTGAGCCTGCACAAGGCCGAGCTCACCACCGACGAGGACATCCGCGGCGGCACCGTGGTGCTGGTCGAGGATCACAGCGAGATGAAATGGCTGGAGGACGAGCTGGTGCACGCCGCGCGGCTCGCCTCCATCGGCCAGCTGGCCGCCGGGGTGGCCCACGAGATCGGCAATCCGGTCACCGGCATCTCCTCGCTGGCCCAGAACCTGCGCTATGACACCGACGACCCGGAGGTGCTGGAGACCGCCACCCAGATCCAGCAGCTCACCGACCGCATCTCGCGGATCGTCGAGTCGCTGGTCGGCTTCGCCCACGGCGGCCGCCACGTGGCGGGACGCACCTTCGCCCCGGTCTCGCTGGCCGAGGTCACCGACGAGGCCCTGCACTTGATCCACCTCGCCCGCTCGGGGGAGGATATCCATTACCGTAATCGCTGCCCGGCGGGCCTCGAGATCGAGGGCGACGCCCAGCGGCTGCTGCAGGTGATGGTCAACCTGATCGGCAACGCCCGGGACGCCAGCGTCCCCGGCGGCGAGGTGGTCGTCGACGCCGGCCGCCAGGGCGAGTGGCTGCACGTCACCGTCACCGACCAGGGCCACGGCATCGCCGAGCACGTGCGCGACCACCTGTTCGAGCCCTTCACCACCACCAAGCCGCCCGGCGAGGGCACCGGCCTCGGCCTGCCACTGGTCTACAGCATCATCGCCGAGCACGGTGGCCAGATCGACATCGACTCCCCGCCCCCCGGGCAGGCCCAGGGCACCCGCATCCACCTGTGGCTGCCCCTCCACACAGAGCATGGTGACCCCTCCGATGAGCCGGATCCTGATCGTTGA